A DNA window from Engystomops pustulosus chromosome 6, aEngPut4.maternal, whole genome shotgun sequence contains the following coding sequences:
- the EPHA8 gene encoding ephrin type-A receptor 8 isoform X1 encodes MAQAPRIACMLCIGFSVVSYVSAGGSEVNLLDTATIPGDWGWLTYPPHGWDSINEMDEFYSPIHTYQVCNVMSPNQNNWLRTNWVQRDGARRVYAEIKFTLRDCNSMPGVLGTCKETFNLYYMESDRDLGTSTRESQFMKIDTIAADESFTGVDLGVRRLKLNTEVRGVGPLNRRGFYLAFQDIGACIAIVSVRVYYKKCPSMVRNLAAFSEAVTGADSSSLVEVQGECVGHSEERDTPKMYCSAEGEWLVPIGKCVCSAGFEERSDSCVACDLGYYKSSPGDQLCSKCPPFSHSDTLAAQICECDTNYYRSADDPPSTACTRPPSAPVNLISSVNGTTVTLEWNPPRDTGGRRDVTYNVICRRCAWDAGQCEPCGGGVRYTPQQMSLAKTSLTVANLQAHMNYTFWVEAVNGVSDFSLEQRMFSTVNITTNQAAPSQVVVIRKEKTAQNSVTLIWQEPDQPNGIILEYEIKYFEKDKEMQSYSTLKSKDTRAIVTGLKPSTRYVFQVRARTSAGCGRFSQTVEVETSKEIALRYDTMTIVWICLTLITGLVVLLTVLICKKRHCGYSKAFQESDEEKMHYQNGQITLAESKLYVDPHTYEDPCQAVHEFAREIEASRIKIEKIIGSGEFGEVCYGRLKLPGKREIPVAIKTLKVGYNEKQRRDFLSEASIMAQFDHPNVIHLEGVVTRSKLTMIVTEYMENGSLDTFLRSRDGHFTIIQLVGLLRGIASGMKYLSDLGYVHRDLAARNILVNSNLVCKVSDFGLSRILEDDPNAAYTTTGGKIPIRWTAPEAITYRKFSSASDVWSYGIVMWEVLAYGERPYWNMTNRDVINSVEEGYRLPAPMGCPTALHQLMLDCWQRDRNERPRFSLIVSILDKLIRNPEHLKLSATVNRIGHPRLDRGLFDIASCATVDDWLDSIKLGQYKNNFLMGGYRSLGMVMRMNIDDIRRLGISLIGHQKKILTSIQIMRAHLINTLGPRMHL; translated from the exons TGGGACTCTATCAATGAAATGGATGAGTTTTACAGCCCTATCCACACCTACCAGGTCTGTAATGTTATGTCTCCAAACCAGAACAACTGGCTACGGACAAACTGGGTACAAAGAGATGGAGCCCGTCGGGTGTATGCAGAGATTAAGTTCACGCTGAGAGATTGTAACAGTATGCCGGGGGTCCTGGGGACTTGTAAAGAGACCTTCAACCTGTACTACATGGAGAGCGACCGGGACCTTGGCACCAGCACTCGAGAGAGTCAGTTCATGAAGATAGACACAATAGCCGCAGATGAGAGTTTCACCGGTGTTGACCTTGGAGTACGGAGACTTAAGCTTAATACAGAAGTCCGTGGTGTCGGACCCCTGAACAGACGTGGATTTTATTTGGCCTTCCAGGACATAGGGGCTTGTATCGCCATTGTATCCGTGCGAGTCTATTATAAGAAGTGTCCTTCAATGGTGCGCAACTTGGCCGCCTTCTCCGAAGCAGTGACTGGCGCTGACTCCTCTTCCTTGGTGGAGGTTCAAGGAGAGTGTGTGGGTCACTCCGAAGAGAGGGATACCCCGAAAATGTACTGCAGTGCAGAGGGAGAATGGCTAGTTCCCATCGGGAAGTGTGTGTGCAGCGCTGGCTTCGAGGAACGTAGTGACTCTTGTGTAG CTTGTGATCTTGGATACTATAAGTCTTCGCCAGGAGACCAGCTGTGCTCAAAGTGCCCACCGTTTAGTCATTCAGACACCTTGGCTGCCCAAATCTGTGAATGTGATACCAACTATTACCGTTCTGCCGACGACCCTCCATCTACAGCCTGCACAC GTCCACCTTCTGCTCCAGTCAATCTCATCTCCAGTGTTAATGGCACCACCGTGACCTTGGAGTGGAACCCACCAAGGGACACAGGTGGGCGCAGAGATGTCACATACAATGTCATTTGCCGACGCTGTGCTTGGGATGCGGGTCAATGTGAGCCCTGTGGCGGAGGTGTTCGTTACACCCCCCAGCAGATGAGCCTTGCAAAGACCTCCCTTACAGTGGCAAATCTTCAGGCCCACATGAACTATACCTTCTGGGTGGAGGCCGTCAACGGGGTGTCCGACTTTAGCTTGGAGCAAAGGATGTTCTCCACAGTGAATATAACCACGAACCAGGCAG CTCCTTCTCAGGTTGTGGTTATTCGTAAAGAGAAGACGGCACAGAACAGCGTGACCTTAATATGGCAAGAACCTGACCAGCCCAATGGCATCATCTTGGAATATGAGATCAAATATTTTGAAAAG gaCAAGGAGATGCAGAGCTATTCTACACTGAAGTCTAAAGACACTCGGGCTATAGTAACAGGACTCAAGCCATCCACCCGATATGTCTTCCAGGTCAGGGCCCGCACCTCTGCTGGCTGTGGAAGGTTTAGCCAGACAGTAGAAGTGGAGACTAGTAAAGAAA TTGCCCTAAGATACGACACCATGACAATTGTGTGGATCTGCCTGACACTTATCACTGGACTTGTCGTTCTCCTCACTGTACTGATCTGCAAAAAAAG ACACTGTGGATACAGCAAGGCTTTCCAGGAGTCTGACGAGGAGAAAATGCATTATCAGAATGGACAAA TCACCTTGGCAGAGTCTAAGCTCTATGTTGACCCTCACACCTACGAAGATCCCTGCCAGGCCGTCCATGAGTTTGCTCGGGAGATCGAGGCTTCGAGAATCAAGATTGAAAAGATAATTGGATCGG GGGAGTTTGGAGAAGTTTGCTATGGACGGTTGAAGCTTCCAGGGAAACGTGAGATCCCAGTCGCCATCAAAACCTTAAAAGTTGGATATAATGAGAAGCAAAGACGAGACTTTCTAAGTGAAGCCAGCATCATGGCCCAGTTTGACCACCCGAATGTCATTCACTTGGAGGGAGTGGTGACCAGAA GCAAATTAACAATGATTGTAACAGAATATATGGAGAATGGATCTCTGGACACATTTCTTCGG AGCCGCGACGGCCACTTCACTATTATCCAGCTGGTCGGCCTGTTGAGGGGAATTGCTTCAGGAATGAAATACCTTTCTGATTTGGGCTACGTTCATCGGGACTTAGCAGCTCGTAACATTTTGGTGAACAGCAACCTGGTGTGTAAAGTGTCAGATTTTGGTTTGTCTCGGATACTGGAAGACGACCCTAATGCAGCCTACACGACGACG GGAGGAAAAATTCCCATCCGCTGGACGGCACCAGAAGCCATCACTTACCGTAAATTCTCCTCCGCCAGCGATGTGTGGAGTTATGGCATTGTGATGTGGGAGGTCTTGGCTTACGGAGAGCGACCATACTGGAACATGACTAATCGAGAT gtAATAAATTCGGTGGAGGAAGGATATCGCTTACCTGCTCCTATGGGCTGCCCTACAGCCTTACACCAGCTCATGCTGGACTGCTGGCAAAGGGACCGCAATGAGAGGCCCAGGTTTTCCCTTATTGTCAGTATTCTGGATAAACTCATCCGTAACCCAGAGCATCTGAAGCTGAGCGCCACAGTAAACAG GATCGGCCACCCTCGACTGGACAGGGGTTTGTTTGATATTGCCAGCTGTGCCACAGTGGATGACTGGTTGGACTCCATCAAACTTGGACAATACAAGAACAACTTTTTGATGGGTGGATACCGCTCACTAGGGATGGTCATGAGAATGAATATAGA TGACATCAGGAGGCTTGGCATCTCATTAATAGGACATCAAAAGAAGATCTTAACAAGCATCCAGATCATGAGGGCTCATCTCATCAACACATTAGGACCTAGAATGCATTTGTGA
- the EPHA8 gene encoding ephrin type-A receptor 8 isoform X2 has translation MAQAPRIACMLCIGFSVVSYVSAGGSEVNLLDTATIPGDWGWLTYPPHGWDSINEMDEFYSPIHTYQVCNVMSPNQNNWLRTNWVQRDGARRVYAEIKFTLRDCNSMPGVLGTCKETFNLYYMESDRDLGTSTRESQFMKIDTIAADESFTGVDLGVRRLKLNTEVRGVGPLNRRGFYLAFQDIGACIAIVSVRVYYKKCPSMVRNLAAFSEAVTGADSSSLVEVQGECVGHSEERDTPKMYCSAEGEWLVPIGKCVCSAGFEERSDSCVACDLGYYKSSPGDQLCSKCPPFSHSDTLAAQICECDTNYYRSADDPPSTACTRPPSAPVNLISSVNGTTVTLEWNPPRDTAPSQVVVIRKEKTAQNSVTLIWQEPDQPNGIILEYEIKYFEKDKEMQSYSTLKSKDTRAIVTGLKPSTRYVFQVRARTSAGCGRFSQTVEVETSKEIALRYDTMTIVWICLTLITGLVVLLTVLICKKRHCGYSKAFQESDEEKMHYQNGQITLAESKLYVDPHTYEDPCQAVHEFAREIEASRIKIEKIIGSGEFGEVCYGRLKLPGKREIPVAIKTLKVGYNEKQRRDFLSEASIMAQFDHPNVIHLEGVVTRSKLTMIVTEYMENGSLDTFLRSRDGHFTIIQLVGLLRGIASGMKYLSDLGYVHRDLAARNILVNSNLVCKVSDFGLSRILEDDPNAAYTTTGGKIPIRWTAPEAITYRKFSSASDVWSYGIVMWEVLAYGERPYWNMTNRDVINSVEEGYRLPAPMGCPTALHQLMLDCWQRDRNERPRFSLIVSILDKLIRNPEHLKLSATVNRIGHPRLDRGLFDIASCATVDDWLDSIKLGQYKNNFLMGGYRSLGMVMRMNIDDIRRLGISLIGHQKKILTSIQIMRAHLINTLGPRMHL, from the exons TGGGACTCTATCAATGAAATGGATGAGTTTTACAGCCCTATCCACACCTACCAGGTCTGTAATGTTATGTCTCCAAACCAGAACAACTGGCTACGGACAAACTGGGTACAAAGAGATGGAGCCCGTCGGGTGTATGCAGAGATTAAGTTCACGCTGAGAGATTGTAACAGTATGCCGGGGGTCCTGGGGACTTGTAAAGAGACCTTCAACCTGTACTACATGGAGAGCGACCGGGACCTTGGCACCAGCACTCGAGAGAGTCAGTTCATGAAGATAGACACAATAGCCGCAGATGAGAGTTTCACCGGTGTTGACCTTGGAGTACGGAGACTTAAGCTTAATACAGAAGTCCGTGGTGTCGGACCCCTGAACAGACGTGGATTTTATTTGGCCTTCCAGGACATAGGGGCTTGTATCGCCATTGTATCCGTGCGAGTCTATTATAAGAAGTGTCCTTCAATGGTGCGCAACTTGGCCGCCTTCTCCGAAGCAGTGACTGGCGCTGACTCCTCTTCCTTGGTGGAGGTTCAAGGAGAGTGTGTGGGTCACTCCGAAGAGAGGGATACCCCGAAAATGTACTGCAGTGCAGAGGGAGAATGGCTAGTTCCCATCGGGAAGTGTGTGTGCAGCGCTGGCTTCGAGGAACGTAGTGACTCTTGTGTAG CTTGTGATCTTGGATACTATAAGTCTTCGCCAGGAGACCAGCTGTGCTCAAAGTGCCCACCGTTTAGTCATTCAGACACCTTGGCTGCCCAAATCTGTGAATGTGATACCAACTATTACCGTTCTGCCGACGACCCTCCATCTACAGCCTGCACAC GTCCACCTTCTGCTCCAGTCAATCTCATCTCCAGTGTTAATGGCACCACCGTGACCTTGGAGTGGAACCCACCAAGGGACACAG CTCCTTCTCAGGTTGTGGTTATTCGTAAAGAGAAGACGGCACAGAACAGCGTGACCTTAATATGGCAAGAACCTGACCAGCCCAATGGCATCATCTTGGAATATGAGATCAAATATTTTGAAAAG gaCAAGGAGATGCAGAGCTATTCTACACTGAAGTCTAAAGACACTCGGGCTATAGTAACAGGACTCAAGCCATCCACCCGATATGTCTTCCAGGTCAGGGCCCGCACCTCTGCTGGCTGTGGAAGGTTTAGCCAGACAGTAGAAGTGGAGACTAGTAAAGAAA TTGCCCTAAGATACGACACCATGACAATTGTGTGGATCTGCCTGACACTTATCACTGGACTTGTCGTTCTCCTCACTGTACTGATCTGCAAAAAAAG ACACTGTGGATACAGCAAGGCTTTCCAGGAGTCTGACGAGGAGAAAATGCATTATCAGAATGGACAAA TCACCTTGGCAGAGTCTAAGCTCTATGTTGACCCTCACACCTACGAAGATCCCTGCCAGGCCGTCCATGAGTTTGCTCGGGAGATCGAGGCTTCGAGAATCAAGATTGAAAAGATAATTGGATCGG GGGAGTTTGGAGAAGTTTGCTATGGACGGTTGAAGCTTCCAGGGAAACGTGAGATCCCAGTCGCCATCAAAACCTTAAAAGTTGGATATAATGAGAAGCAAAGACGAGACTTTCTAAGTGAAGCCAGCATCATGGCCCAGTTTGACCACCCGAATGTCATTCACTTGGAGGGAGTGGTGACCAGAA GCAAATTAACAATGATTGTAACAGAATATATGGAGAATGGATCTCTGGACACATTTCTTCGG AGCCGCGACGGCCACTTCACTATTATCCAGCTGGTCGGCCTGTTGAGGGGAATTGCTTCAGGAATGAAATACCTTTCTGATTTGGGCTACGTTCATCGGGACTTAGCAGCTCGTAACATTTTGGTGAACAGCAACCTGGTGTGTAAAGTGTCAGATTTTGGTTTGTCTCGGATACTGGAAGACGACCCTAATGCAGCCTACACGACGACG GGAGGAAAAATTCCCATCCGCTGGACGGCACCAGAAGCCATCACTTACCGTAAATTCTCCTCCGCCAGCGATGTGTGGAGTTATGGCATTGTGATGTGGGAGGTCTTGGCTTACGGAGAGCGACCATACTGGAACATGACTAATCGAGAT gtAATAAATTCGGTGGAGGAAGGATATCGCTTACCTGCTCCTATGGGCTGCCCTACAGCCTTACACCAGCTCATGCTGGACTGCTGGCAAAGGGACCGCAATGAGAGGCCCAGGTTTTCCCTTATTGTCAGTATTCTGGATAAACTCATCCGTAACCCAGAGCATCTGAAGCTGAGCGCCACAGTAAACAG GATCGGCCACCCTCGACTGGACAGGGGTTTGTTTGATATTGCCAGCTGTGCCACAGTGGATGACTGGTTGGACTCCATCAAACTTGGACAATACAAGAACAACTTTTTGATGGGTGGATACCGCTCACTAGGGATGGTCATGAGAATGAATATAGA TGACATCAGGAGGCTTGGCATCTCATTAATAGGACATCAAAAGAAGATCTTAACAAGCATCCAGATCATGAGGGCTCATCTCATCAACACATTAGGACCTAGAATGCATTTGTGA